In Zea mays cultivar B73 chromosome 7, Zm-B73-REFERENCE-NAM-5.0, whole genome shotgun sequence, the following proteins share a genomic window:
- the LOC100037828 gene encoding brittle stalk-2-like protein 5 precursor, translating to MVMAAPVPLRRRRALLVVATLLAVVTAAMAQDYKDGGGDDYEEDEKKKPQFKAQEACNGVFLTYTFMERAKEYPHLKKAAAQPYAFKATATVLNTMTEDLKAWQMFVGFQHKEILVSVGGAVLLDGSDLPANVSGGATFAGYPMADLLNSIETAGEPSLIESKIEITGTQFGVKAPGKPMPKTIKLTNPVGFRCPAPNHKDSVMYVCCVKDRKFKAKKANSTRYQTRRKADLTFAYDVLQANTNNYQVQVTIDNWSPISRLDNWNLTWEWKRGEFIYSMKGAYTLLKEGPACIYSPAAGYYKDMDFTPVYNCEKRPVIVDLPPEREKDDAVGNLPFCCKNGTLLPPTMDPSKSRAMFQMQVYKLPPDLNRTALYPPQNWKISGKLNPQYACGPPVRVSPQEFPDPTGLMSTTPAVASWQVACNITRPKKRASKCCVSFSAYYNDSVVPCNTCACGCGDDTATCDPDKRAMLLPPEALLVPFDNRSAKARAWAKIKHWRVPNPMPCSDNCGVSINWHVINNYKSGWSARMTIFNWQDYTFKDWFAAVTMGSHFSGYENVYSFNGTRMGAPFNNTIFMQGVPGLAYLEPITDAKTTSEPRLPGKQQSVISFTRKDAPNVNIPRGEGFPKRIYFDGEECALPDRIPKVSSARRRAGTASLGQIAMAAALVMIVALVDSLCL from the exons ATGGTCATGGCAGCGCCAGTGCCGctccggcggcggcgggcgcTCCTGGTGGTAGCGACGTTACTCGCCGTGGTCACCGCGGCGATGGCGCAGGACTATAAAGATGGTGGCGGCGACGACTACGAGGAGGACGAGAAGAAGAAGCCGCAGTTCAAGGCGCAGGAGGCGTGCAACGGCGTGTTCCTGACGTACACGTTCATGGAGCGCGCCAAGGAGTACCCGCACCTGAAGAAGGCGGCGGCGCAGCCGTACGCGTTCAAGGCCACGGCGACGGTGCTCAACACCATGACCGAGGACCTCAAGGCGTGGCAGATGTTCGTGGGCTTCCAGCACAAGGAGATCCTCGTGTCCGTCGGCGGCGCCGTGCTGCTCGACGGCTCCGACCTCCCCGCCAACGTGTCCGGTGGCGCCACCTTTGCGGGATACCCAATGGCCGACCTCCTCAACTCCATCGAGACGGCGGGCGAGCCGTCCCTGATCGAGAGCAAGATTGAGATCACCGGCACCCAATTCGGCGTGAAGGCCCCCGGGAAGCCCATGCCCAAGACCATCAAGTTGACCAACCCCGTGGGCTTCCGGTGCCCCGCCCCCAACCACAAAG ACAGCGTGATGTACGTGTGCTGCGTCAAGGACCGCAAGTTCAAGGCGAAGAAGGCTAACAGCACGCGGTACCAGACACGGCGGAAAGCGGACCTGACGTTCGCCTACGACGTGCTGCAGGCCAACACCAACAACTACCAGGTGCAGGTGACCATCGACAACTGGAGCCCCATCAGCCGGCTGGACAACTGGAACCTCACCTGGGAGTGGAAGCGCGGCGAGTTCATCTACAGCATGAAGGGCGCCTACACGCTGCTCAAGGAAGGCCCCGCCTGCATCTACAGCCCCGCAGCGGGCTACTACAAGGACATGGACTTCACCCCCGTCTACAACTGCGAGAAGCGGCCCGTCATCGTGGACCTCCCGCCGGAGCGGGAGAAGGACGACGCCGTCGGGAACCTCCCCTTCTGCTGCAAGAACGGCACGCTGCTGCCGCCCACCATGGACCCGTCCAAGTCGCGGGCCATGTTCCAGATGCAGGTGTACAAGCTGCCGCCGGACCTGAACCGCACGGCGCTGTACCCGCCGCAGAACTGGAAGATCTCCGGCAAGCTCAACCCGCAGTACGCGTGCGGGCCGCCCGTCCGCGTGAGCCCCCAGGAGTTCCCGGACCCGACGGGTCTCATGTCGACCACCCCCGCCGTGGCGTCGTGGCAGGTGGCGTGCAACATCACGCGGCCCAAGAAGCGCGCCTCCAAGTGCTGCGTCTCCTTCTCCGCCTACTACAACGACTCCGTGGTGCCGTGCAACACCTGCGCCTGCGGCTGCGGCGACGACACCGCGACGTGCGACCCGGACAAGCGCGCCATGCTGCTGCCACCGGAGGCGCTGCTCGTCCCGTTCGACAACCGGTCGGCCAAGGCACGGGCGTGGGCCAAGATCAAGCACTGGCGGGTGCCCAACCCCATGCCGTGCAGCGACAACTGCGGCGTCAGCATCAACTGGCACGTCATCAACAACTACAAGTCCGGCTGGTCGGCGCGCATGACCATCTTCAACTGGCAGGACTACACCTTCAAGGATTGGTTTGCCGCAGTGACCATGGGCAGCCACTTCAGCGGCTACGAGAACGTCTACTCCTTCAACGGCACGCGGATGGGCGCCCCCTTCAACAACACCATCTTCATGCAGGGGGTGCCGGGCCTCGCTTACCTCGAGCCCATCACCGACGCGAAGACGACATCGGAACCCAGGCTTCCCGGCAAGCAGCAGTCGGTCATCTCGTTCACCAGGAAAGACGCGCCCAATGTCAACATTCCCAGAGGGGAAGGCTTCCCCAAGAGGATCTACTTCGACGGCGAGGAGTGCGCGCTCCCGGATAGGATACCCAAGGTGTCGAGCGCGCGCCGGCGGGCTGGGACCGCGAGCCTGGGTCAGATAGccatggcggcggcgctcgtgaTGATTGTGGCGCTAGTGGATTCCTTGTGCCTATGA